Proteins co-encoded in one Nonomuraea helvata genomic window:
- a CDS encoding HAD family hydrolase, translating into MTSVGFDLDMTLADTRAGIAAVYDELSVRLGVTIDSAAVVRRLGPPLEMELANWLPLEEVAAAADLYREIYPEMGVPVHTAMAGAYDAIEAVRAAGGRVIVVTGKNLRDAIGTVKLLGLAVDEVVGSVFGAAKGSALAQFGAAAYVGDHVADIEAARAGGAVSVTVATGPYTVGELREHGTDVALADLTEFAAWFAGWRKHDELR; encoded by the coding sequence ATGACTTCGGTGGGATTCGACCTCGACATGACATTGGCTGACACACGAGCGGGGATCGCCGCCGTTTACGACGAGCTGTCCGTGCGTTTGGGCGTGACCATTGACTCCGCGGCAGTGGTGAGGAGGTTGGGCCCGCCGCTGGAGATGGAGCTGGCCAACTGGCTGCCTCTCGAGGAGGTCGCGGCGGCCGCCGACCTCTATAGGGAGATATATCCGGAAATGGGGGTGCCGGTGCACACGGCCATGGCGGGCGCGTACGACGCGATCGAGGCCGTACGCGCCGCCGGCGGCCGGGTGATCGTGGTGACCGGCAAGAACCTGCGGGACGCCATCGGCACGGTCAAGCTTCTCGGCCTCGCCGTGGACGAAGTGGTCGGCTCGGTCTTCGGTGCGGCCAAGGGTTCGGCTCTCGCGCAGTTCGGCGCGGCGGCTTATGTTGGTGACCATGTCGCGGACATCGAGGCGGCACGTGCGGGCGGCGCCGTGAGCGTGACAGTCGCGACCGGCCCTTACACGGTGGGAGAGCTGCGTGAACACGGAACAGATGTGGCGCTGGCCGACCTGACCGAATTCGCCGCCTGGTTCGCCGGTTGGCGCAAGCATGATGAACTCCGGTAA
- a CDS encoding cold-shock protein: protein MPSGKVKWYDADKGFGFLTRDDGGEVFVHSSALPTGAGPLKPGQKVEFGVAEGRRGQQALSVRILEQPPTLAKVKPKGKRKKPDEMVVIVEDLIKLLDGVSTSYQRGKQPDAAHAKKIAQVLRAVADDLDA from the coding sequence GTGCCGAGTGGCAAGGTCAAGTGGTACGACGCCGACAAGGGATTCGGCTTCCTCACCCGCGACGACGGCGGTGAGGTCTTCGTGCATTCATCCGCGCTGCCCACCGGTGCGGGGCCGCTCAAGCCTGGTCAGAAGGTCGAGTTCGGGGTGGCCGAAGGGCGTCGTGGCCAGCAGGCGCTGTCGGTCAGGATCCTGGAGCAGCCGCCGACCCTGGCCAAGGTCAAGCCCAAGGGCAAGCGCAAGAAGCCGGACGAGATGGTCGTCATCGTCGAAGACCTGATCAAGCTGCTCGACGGCGTCTCGACCTCCTACCAGCGCGGCAAGCAGCCGGACGCGGCGCATGCCAAGAAGATCGCACAGGTGCTCAGGGCCGTCGCCGACGACCTCGACGCCTGA
- a CDS encoding MFS transporter: protein MEGGWGRAREISRRVARGVTDAGRATARASRATAGGTARAGRATAKGARKVGKATRRLTYANGADRTGLGRLIELSAGNSAGDALVTVALASTVFFGVPVGEARGSVALYLVITMLPFGLLAPFVGPILDRFRSGRRYVMAGTLFGRGLLCFAMAAAVGPGDLPTLFIGALGVLVLSKAYNVSRAAIMPSVLPADITLVSANARVALFTLVSAGVAVPIGAGLTAWLGSAMVLRVAMVAFLLLGVAAVRLPRHIDSPDLEEEGAAPRWRTLLKVGPAVAEAVWANVALRVFSGFLLFFLLFLVQDKAVPWLAAGTQDPFFDITKTIALLAAAAGLGGLVGAAVANWTRNHAPQLIVLVTLAVTVATAIGTAIFFGLWTALAISLITAFAQELGKLALDAIVQREIGEEVRSSTFGVVEAMLQLAWVFGGLVGLVLSLSQSSLAGLVTLAVALTAALGWLLIARRKRVRATDAKLHRERAEAGERDPQRSDALDPTKPLTNPNG from the coding sequence CGACGCGGGACGCGCGACTGCGCGCGCGAGCCGGGCCACGGCCGGCGGCACGGCCAGGGCCGGCAGGGCCACGGCAAAAGGTGCGCGAAAAGTCGGCAAAGCGACGCGGCGCCTCACGTACGCCAACGGCGCGGACCGCACCGGGCTCGGCCGCCTGATCGAGCTTTCGGCGGGCAACAGCGCGGGCGACGCGCTGGTCACGGTGGCGCTGGCGAGCACGGTCTTCTTCGGCGTGCCCGTGGGCGAGGCCCGCGGCTCGGTGGCTCTCTACCTGGTCATCACGATGCTGCCCTTCGGGCTGCTGGCGCCGTTCGTGGGGCCGATTCTCGACAGGTTCAGGTCGGGGCGGCGGTACGTGATGGCGGGCACGCTGTTCGGGCGGGGGCTGCTCTGCTTCGCGATGGCCGCCGCGGTGGGGCCGGGCGACCTGCCGACGCTGTTCATCGGGGCGCTGGGCGTGCTGGTGCTGTCGAAGGCGTACAACGTGTCGCGGGCGGCGATCATGCCGAGCGTGCTGCCCGCCGACATCACGCTGGTGTCGGCGAACGCGCGGGTGGCGCTGTTCACGTTGGTCTCCGCGGGCGTCGCGGTGCCGATCGGCGCGGGGCTGACCGCGTGGCTGGGCAGCGCGATGGTGCTGCGCGTCGCGATGGTGGCCTTCCTGCTGCTGGGAGTCGCCGCCGTACGTCTGCCGCGCCACATCGACTCGCCCGACCTGGAGGAAGAGGGCGCGGCGCCCCGGTGGCGCACCCTGCTCAAGGTGGGCCCCGCGGTCGCCGAGGCCGTCTGGGCGAACGTGGCGCTCCGGGTCTTCTCCGGGTTCCTGCTGTTCTTCCTGCTCTTCCTGGTGCAGGACAAGGCGGTGCCGTGGCTGGCCGCGGGGACGCAGGACCCGTTCTTCGACATCACGAAGACGATCGCGCTGCTGGCGGCCGCGGCCGGGCTGGGCGGCCTGGTCGGCGCCGCCGTGGCCAACTGGACGCGCAACCACGCGCCGCAGCTCATCGTGCTGGTCACGCTGGCCGTGACCGTCGCGACCGCCATCGGGACCGCGATCTTCTTCGGCCTGTGGACCGCGCTGGCCATCTCGCTGATCACGGCCTTCGCGCAGGAGCTGGGCAAGCTCGCGCTCGACGCGATCGTGCAGCGGGAGATCGGCGAGGAGGTGCGCTCGTCCACGTTCGGCGTGGTCGAGGCGATGCTCCAGCTCGCCTGGGTGTTCGGCGGCCTGGTCGGGCTGGTGCTGTCGCTGTCCCAGAGCAGCCTGGCCGGGCTGGTCACGCTGGCCGTCGCTCTGACGGCCGCGCTCGGCTGGCTGCTGATCGCCAGGAGGAAGCGCGTGCGCGCGACCGACGCCAAGCTCCACAGGGAACGGGCCGAGGCCGGCGAGCGCGACCCTCAGCGCTCCGACGCCCTCGACCCGACCAAACCCCTCACCAACCCCAACGGCTGA